One Procambarus clarkii isolate CNS0578487 chromosome 15, FALCON_Pclarkii_2.0, whole genome shotgun sequence DNA segment encodes these proteins:
- the LOC138364974 gene encoding craniofacial development protein 2-like translates to MTNTDDIMEKFYEELDILTAAVLYSEKLIILKNFNARVGMDYQTWEGNIGRQGTGKCNSNGLLLLTLCTTHDLILTNTLLHLPTGTTTSGMHQCSRPWHLVDYIITRKKMGQDMRVTEARGADCLTDHRLIVSKCKLRILPMRRPQDQKTVKRPNISKLKSSKIKLLTDSSIP, encoded by the coding sequence ATGACAAATACAGATGACATCATGGAAAAATTCTATGAGGAACTCGACATCCTCACTGCAGCAGTCCTATATTCAGAGAAGCTTATTATACTAAagaacttcaacgccagagtaggAATGGACTACCAGACCTGGGAAGGGAACATTGGAAGACAAGGCACTGGCAAGTGCAACAGCAACGGCCTTCTGCTCCTCACGTTGTGTACTACGCACGACCTCATCCTCACCAACACACTGCTTCACCTTCCCACCGGCACCACGACATCAGGGATGCACCAATGTTCTAGGCCTTGGCATCTGGTTGATTACATCATCACCAGGAAGAAAATGGGGCAGGACATGAGAGTGACTGAGGCCAGGGGTGCCGACTGCTTGACTGACCATCGCCTCATTGTGTCTAAGTGCAAACTCCGCATCCTGCCCATGAGAAGACCCCAAGATCAGAAGACTGTAAAGAGACCCAACATCTCTAAGCTGAAGAGCAGCAAAATTAAGTTGCTGACGGATTCTTCAATCCCCTAG